In the Silene latifolia isolate original U9 population chromosome 1, ASM4854445v1, whole genome shotgun sequence genome, CATTTGAGCGGAATTACCGAGATTTCAGAAATATTAGGATACGAAAGTGGAAATAAAATTTAGAAAGCGGGATAAAATCATTGCTTGTATTTAAAAAGGAAGGGAAACGGAATTCCAAATCAGGTGAAAAGGATTGGGAACTTGGGTTGGACCATAAAATTATGGTCCAAGATGCCAGAGTAAGCACCAGGAATCCATGTGAAATTTGCCCCCTCTCCAAAAGTACTACAGTACAGAATATAAtcactcattcacatgtaatattAGATGATCAGAAATAGAATGCATAGTTTTCCTGCTATTTCCTGCAACTTCTGGTAAGACCGTCTTAACAACCTCTCACATCCATTTCTTTTATTTCCACCTTTACTTTAATTGGTGTGAGAGTTGTCTTAAGTTAAGactgtcttaaacaagaattggtGTTCCTGCAATAATATACATTGAAAAACACATTATTGCTAACCTATAATGCAGTTTCTGACTTAATCAACTCTTTCTACTGTCTTTTCTTCGCAGCTAAAAGAAAGGCTATCCAGAGAACATACCATTGCATGAGAAATATCGAATACTGCTTCTGACTCAATAATAACtgtataagaccgtcttacagtATGCAGCGGTCCTTTTATATAAAAACACTCATTCAATGATAGTAATAAATGAGTATCTAACCAATAAAATGACCATCTCAGACTCTAAGACAGTCTTATTCTATCATTTGGGCGATTACAAACTTTACTACTATTAATTTCCTCTCTCCATCATATACCCATCACCACAACCCAcccaaatccaaccctaaaccaacACAACCAAACTCAAAACATCCGTAGTCTCTTCTCCACTTTTGAAACCATTTCTCCCACTCCCAAAAACAGTCCTCCACTCCACCACTTGAAACACACTCCCTGCCCATGAACACCCCACCCTCGAAAACCTAAATCCTTTCATGATGTGTACATCGTACAAGCAAGTCTTTGAGCAACTGACGTAATATTATAAATGCACGGGCCTCGTCTCATAAATCCACGAGAGAAATGTGTTTGACGGGATTTTCCTATACATGGACCAAAATGCTCCTATATCCTTAGTCCTTGCTCCTTACCATTATCCGAATTCTCAATTTGTCATCACTCTCACAAATCCCTTGCCTTAGTCTATTTCTCTCTCGGATTTATGAGTACTTTAAATGTAATGCCATGCTGTTTCGATAATAATAAACATGTTTGAAGTCTAACCAAAGAAGCATGTACATGTGGCTGATAATGAAGGAGCCTTGTGAGGACCAAATCTTACAGGCAACTTTTTCGAACTTGTAATATGAGCGGGATAAAACCAATGAATTCCTATTTGTACTGCACAGCAATACCAAAAGGCTCAGAGAAAAAGCAGCATAAGAAAATAAAACTTTGGAAACTGGCAAATTTCAGTTTAGGATTAATTTGTAGTCTAGTAAAATACAGCTGAGGCAAATTGACCTATACCGGCAGCAAATCAAGTTAAAAAAAGGTGATTATATGTATTAAAGCGGACTAAATCTACCAAAATTTTAACCGCATACCGCGGAAGTCTGCAGCTCCCATGATGAAACATAGAACAAGCATATACAAGGTTAAGATAACCAATGCTTGAATCGAAAACACAAATAAGGTATCGAGAGACAAGTTTACCAGCCCAGTAAGGACATTTGCCTGCATAAAACAAAATTAAAGTTTTGAGTGATCAATTCATGGGATGAATAATTTTGAAAACAAATACTTGTACGAGACCGTCTCAGAAAATACCCATCTAATTAATCAAGAAATGTAAAATATTAGGAGTAACTATGACAATCTCAGAATAGTTGCTTAATATTATATGAGTATTTATGAGAGGGCTTCGTACAAGACTTTATGCTTACGAAAATAATTCAACTGTTGGGGGCAGCTCGGGGAGTAAACAGAAATGGGAATTTACCAGAAGAAATGACGCCAATAAATTTTTGTCGAAAGCTGCTTCAAGTACTGTAAAGTTAGTTCCACCACTATACTCCGAGAGCATAAATATTGCAAGAACCTGCAAAGTCGGCGCAATTCAGAAGGACGATCGGCATGCATGACGTATAAAAACACGGGAAAAAAGGATATAAAATACTGTATATAAACCGGGCAAAATTTGTATGTAATTTGATTAGCTATGGGACTAAATACAGATATCTAATATGCAATATCATCGCGCACAGGTCAGACCTAAGATATATCTCAGGAACTCACGCCACGGTATTACATCTAGGTTGCGAGTTTGCGACATGGCATTAAAACAGAGTTATCCAAGATTCGAAGGTCACTACTATCACAACTCAATACAGTTTCAAAGGGGAAGACTGGAAAATTGGAGAGCGCAACAAAGGGGAGAAAAGGAGCATGAGAGTAAATAAGTAAGATCATGAAAAAGAGAACTAAAGGAGTGAGAAGGATAGATAGAAAAGGGATATATGAGACTAGCGAGAAAGCAAAGTGAAATCAAGATGCAATAAAACACTAATCTTGCATAAAGAAACAAGGAAGTAAAGCAGAACAGGTGAGGTACCTCAAAATTTACAGCCATCACAAGCATCACATAAGCCATGTTGCACTGGAGGCAAATATACACAATTGAAATCACATTTCAAGTAAATCTTTCTCTTAGAAAAAAGTACAAGTGAAAGAGTTCTACATAGCAAATATACCATCCTCCGTGAAACTCTTTCCACATACTGGTCTAAAACCACAGTCAATAACCTACAAAGGTAGAAAATATTTAGCCCAATGCACAAAATTGACAAAGAAGTAAAATGTTATAAACACAATTAACCGCCAAATTCATAAGATAAGATACCAGAATACAAGAGAAACAAGAAAGACTCTCGTCCTTGTCTGCCTAAGTCCATCTGATGTTGAGTGATCTTTCTGGAAGAAAAGATGGTAGCCCATCTGAACACCAACCAGATACATACCCCAATATCCTACGAGAAAAATACTAATAACATAAAGTATCCAGAGATCATGTTATGTAGACTGATATACATACAGCAATAACATAGAAAATACAATGATGGGTGAATGAGAGTTGCTGATTTCTTACATACAAGAAGAAACGTGAAACTTGGAGTATTATATATAATCTTAGGGTTACCTAATTCGCTCAACCAGGCTGCGAATTAATTCGGGCAAATTACGAATTGAATTACATCGAATTATGGTGTTTGGTTATAATTTTATCGAATTATGCTCTATTTAGAGCGAACTGCGTATTGGTATTACGAATTCGAATTGGTCGTATTACGAATTAGGTAATTATATAAACAGCAAGGATAAACAGAGAAAAGGGTGATAATGACGCTTACCAAATATGCTATAAACTCCCTCCTTATTTTGGCTGATAATGTCTTGTCCCCTCACATCCGATAACAGATACGTATTTAATCCCTGCAACAAGAATACTTGGTAACCTGAGGGCTGATTAGTCATTTGACATTACAGCATAAAATATTCAATATCCAAACATATAGGTATGAAAAAACAAGAGGAAGATATACCTATAAGAATGAGCAGGCCAAATATCCCACAATACTTGGGATGAATGTTTATTGCTGAAGTCAGAAGTGCAACACCAGCAAGAGTGAAAAAGAAATTCCAATGCACACCATACTCTCCTACATGAACCTATAATGATCAGGGGATAGGCAATGAATAACGCTTCATAAGAAACAGGTGTACAGCCAAGGTAATAAGACTGAGCAGTAACAGTTTAAACTATTAACCTCTTAGACATTGACAGCGTCTTACATGTCATTTTAATCAAAGCAGGGGTTAATAACCAAATTTCAACCTAAAATGTCGTAATTAATTTGAGGTATTCTCACTTGAACCTTACAGGTAAGCTGGATTAGATACTTCAAAAATTTACGTACTTAGAATGAAACTGTGGAAATTGGTAAATCTTTCACTAGAAGGATTTCTTATCCTCCTTTTCACATTCTTGCGTCTTACCAGtacaattattttcaaaattaCTGAGAAGAATAAGAGAAAAACCAAGGAAAAGGTAATTATGATCTTCACCTGGTAATCCACTCCTGCAGTTGAAACAAGACGACCTAATCCCAGCAAGATCAATGGACATGTAGACTTCAAAACAGTCTTCAATCCACTATATTTCAGAGAAACAACAAAAGAAAATGTAAGAACTAAGAACATTAACAAATTAATGTACCTTAGTTTACTCCTACCAAACATTTGAATATCCTTAGGCTATTAGTATCTTCAAAAGGTAATATGTAAGTGTAGAAAATTCACAAAAACTAGTAATACCACACCACTAAATGaaattttatgaattattttataGGTGGATTAGATATTTATTCAGTTCTTAATGTTTTTTCTGCTGCTCATACCAATCTGCTTCTCATTCTAGCAACCCTTTAGTATAATCTGCTGGTAGCCTGGTACAGTATATTTTGTAGAATTTGTACTCCTAAGTAAATGAGAACATATTTTGTAGCTTAAGTTTCAGGTCATTTCGGACGCCATATTGCAAAGTTTAGCAATGACAAACAACTTACCTAGAATGAATGTTGCGTGCTTGACGTGAAACGATAGCATTGGCTAGCACAAATGAACCAACTCCCAAATCCATCTGATGCAATTATATTACAGAGAATTCAGTTTGATGGAGGCAAAACTGGACCTCACCCACTCACTTGTGCAATTTTCTCTTCAGATGACAACTAATTTGTAAAGATCAAGCCACATAAAGCACAACACTCACCCAACCAGTTCCATAGGTCTCTGCCTTTGCATATCTTCGAGGAAATATTTCAAAATCAACAGCAAGTATACATATACATGTAAGTAACATCTGCAGCAATTATCCTTGTGAGACAAAAGAGAATCTTATGAGAACAATTAATTGTAGTGGAGTAAAGATTTGGCAGCGATTGAGAGCAATATAATTGTACTGAGGAAAGATGTGTACCGTAATAACTCTAAATGATGAAATACTTCTCTTGATGGAGTCATGTGTTTGAAGGATTTGCTTAGAATCAGAGGTGCTATATCTGCTTCATATACACACAAGGAATGGGGAATTATGTCTTAATTGATAACGAGAGAGCTCAGAGATGTTTTTGTGACACAATAATTACCTTTTCACTAAGATATGGATTAGGAGAAACAAAGTCAGCACTAGAGCTAGTATGTTTGTCCA is a window encoding:
- the LOC141593102 gene encoding uncharacterized protein At4g17910 isoform X1, which gives rise to MDSSATMAINPNKLLKQQFVSNLAGSSMLEILSLTTVIPVIVLFRRSIVFNYVPGFEASLKLSKKDDNVTKTAKSFSAYMSSMALDFMFILIPSLLILTVLSGWTNILALVLTLFLLIHILVKRYSTSDSKQILQTHDSIKRSISSFRVITMLLTCICILAVDFEIFPRRYAKAETYGTGWMDLGVGSFVLANAIVSRQARNIHSSGLKTVLKSTCPLILLGLGRLVSTAGVDYQVHVGEYGVHWNFFFTLAGVALLTSAINIHPKYCGIFGLLILIGYQVFLLQGLNTYLLSDVRGQDIISQNKEGVYSIFGYWGMYLVGVQMGYHLFFQKDHSTSDGLRQTRTRVFLVSLVFWLLTVVLDQYVERVSRRMCNMAYVMLVMAVNFEVLAIFMLSEYSGGTNFTVLEAAFDKNLLASFLLANVLTGLVNLSLDTLFVFSIQALVILTLYMLVLCFIMGAADFRVQIGIHWFYPAHITSSKKLPVRFGPHKAPSLSATCTCFFG